A stretch of the Dioscorea cayenensis subsp. rotundata cultivar TDr96_F1 chromosome 4, TDr96_F1_v2_PseudoChromosome.rev07_lg8_w22 25.fasta, whole genome shotgun sequence genome encodes the following:
- the LOC120259183 gene encoding protein YLS7-like, with protein sequence MTMASKKSLFSAFALARTAPAIIVMVGAFGLMLFVLSQLLISSPVYQWRKPANEPLKDIKEDIFIKQSTSGSKEWNASRQVQILSSDLGQDEVTVKPISSKEMQEKGDSKSSVSSNEIQQQSKERSSMPSNEIQEQIKENRSTSSNEMQEPRKEKSSMFSGSSVISNDTDENLAASSNLTLNLSPVGDIQKVDSGSCDLLKGKWIYHPAGPLYTNNTCMFITQMQNCQGNGRPDKEYENWRWKPDDCDLPLFDGRKFLELMRDKTVAFVGDSVARNQFESMLCILSQVETPRNRGNRLMQRWHFKSTNTFLCRIWSSWLVHQSSEPLQLAPKEVVKIHLDIPDETFMNHLPKFDVVILSSGHWFAKQSAYVLNGNIVGGQLWWPKGAGKMQINNIKAFGISVETTLTAIAAHPNYTGLVIVRSFSPDHYEGGAWNTGGSCTGKTGPADKFERNGFTDIMHEKQVAGFRNAVKKARPGSKLRLMDITEAFSYRHDGHPGPYRSPDPNKITKRGPNGEPPPQDCLHWCMPGPVDTWNEILVEMIRREFEAP encoded by the exons ATGACAATGGCTTCAAAGAAGAGTCTTTTCAGTGCATTCGCCCTCGCACGTACTGCTCCTGCCATTATTGTCATGGTTGGAGCTTTTGGTCTGATGCTCTTCGTTTTATCTCAgcttttgatttcttctcctgTGTATCAATGGCGGAAGCCTGCGAATGAGCCTTTGAAGGATATTAAAGAAGATATATTCATTAAGCAGAGTACTTCTGGTTCCAAGGAGTGGAATGCATCCAGACAAGTTCAAATATTGTCTTCGGATCTAGGGCAAGATGAGGTTACTGTAAAACCTATTTCTTCAAAGGAGATGCAAGAAAAGGGTGATTCAAAGAGCTCAGTGTCTTCTAATGAGATCCAACAACAGAGCAAGGAGCGGAGTTCTATGCCTTCTAATGAGATTCAAGAACAGATCAAGGAAAACAGGTCTACTTCTTCTAATGAGATGCAAGAGCCAAGAAAGGAAAAGAGTTCTATGTTTTCTGGGAGTTCTGTCATTTCAAATGATACTGATGAGAACTTGGCAGCTTCTTCAAATCTAACATTGAACCTTTCTCCTGTGGGTGACATTCAGAAGGTTGATTCAG GGAGTTGTGACTTATTAAAGGGAAAATGGATCTATCATCCTGCTGGACCATTATATACAAACAACACATGCATGTTCATTACGCAGATGCAGAATTGTCAGGGGAATGGGAGACCTGATAAAGAGTACGAGAACTGGAGATGGAAGCCGGACGATTGTGACCTTCCCTTATTTGATGGCCGGAAATTTTTGGAGTTGATGAGGGATAAAACAGTGGCCTTCGTTGGGGATTCAGTTGCTCGAAATCAGTTTGAATCAATGCTGTGCATTCTATCACAG GTTGAAACTCCCCGGAACCGTGGCAACAGATTGATGCAGCGATGGCACTTCAAGTCCACCAACACCTTTCTCTGTCGAATATGGTCCTCATGGCTCGTCCACCAATCATCAGAGCCTCTCCAATTAGCTCCAAAGGAAGTGGTCAAGATTCACCTAGACATCCCTGACGAGACCTTCATGAACCATCTCCCAAAGTTTGACGTTGTCATCCTCTCCTCCGGCCACTGGTTCGCAAAACAATCTGCCTATGTTCTCAACGGTAACATCGTCGGAGGACAGCTCTGGTGGCCTAAAGGAGCCGGCAAGATGCAAATCAACAACATCAAAGCCTTTGGCATTTCAGTGGAAACAACCCTCACTGCCATAGCAGCACACCCTAACTACACCGGTTTAGTTATCGTTCGCTCATTTTCACCGGATCATTACGAAGGTGGTGCTTGGAATACAGGAGGATCATGCACCGGAAAGACCGGACCGGCTGATAAGTTCGAAAGGAATGGTTTCACCGATATAATGCACGAAAAACAGGTGGCTGGATTCAGGAATGCAGTCAAGAAAGCAAGGCCGGGTTCGAAGTTGAGACTGATGGACATCACCGAGGCTTTCAGTTACCGTCACGACGGCCACCCGGGACCTTACCGGAGCCCTGACCCAAACAAGATAACGAAGCGGGGACCAAACGGCGAGCCCCCACCGCAGGACTGTCTGCATTGGTGCATGCCAGGGCCTGTTGATACATGGAATGAAATCCTGGTGGAGATGATCAGGAGAGAATTTGAAGCTCCATGA